In the Ctenopharyngodon idella isolate HZGC_01 chromosome 21, HZGC01, whole genome shotgun sequence genome, aaaaaaataaaaataataaattatttaaattataatttaaataaaaatgaaattaaaaaaaaaaaagaataaaaatggtaaaaaaattGCCACCATCATTCTCATCAACTATCGCTAttttataaaaagttttttaaaaagtattttttaaaatagtaatttaataataaattaaataaaatgcaattataaataataaaataatacaaataaataaaaataatgaaaataataaaattacatgttaagtaataattgtaataattagaataatacaaataaaaaattgcaaataatacaaatattgtaaaaaaaaaaaaaaaaaaaaagttaaaatgtaaagttaataataattataattccCATCAATTaccaatataaataaaactggcgagtaatttaaataatatattatttaaattataatttaaataaaatgaaattataaaattataaaataaaaaaggtaaaaaaaaattgccaccatcattatcatcaagagtatttttaaaatagtaatttaataataaattaaataaaatgtaattaaataataaattataataaaattatagataataaaagcaaaattataaataatgaatttacaTGACAAGTAATAATTGTAACAATTAGAAGtgtatagaaaaataaaaaatatacccACCATAATTCCCATCAATTaccattataaataaaactggcaagtttttttttttttttttgaaattgaataataatttaaataaaaaagaaattataaaaaataataaaataaaaatggtaaaaaatggCCACCATTATTCCCAtcaattatcattattaataagtgccaaaagtatttttaaaaaaaatagtaattcaataataaattaaatcaaatacaattataaataataataaaaatatataaataataaaaataatcaatttaatttctcatctgtaaatattgtatttgtctgtttgcataataataaaaaataaaaaaaataatcaagtGACATGTtaagtaataattattataattagaagtgtatagaaaaatacaaaatttaccCACCATGACCCACCCATCAACTTTCACTATAAATAAGTGGCAAAAGTTTTTAAatagtaaactttatttaaaaaaattacgtaataaaattaacaataattgtaataattagaAGTGTGTAGAAAAAATACAAAGTATTTCTATACTTCTACAGGAAAGTATACTTGAAAAGCATCACTTCCTTTATCTTCTCTCGTTTACTCTTTTTACCTAGATTTGAAGGCTCAAGTTTGTGGTACTCGCCTTAGTGTGACCTTAACCCGACTCACCTGGTGAAGCGGACCTCGCAGATGGTGCACATGTAGGGCTTCTCCCCTGTGTGTGTCGCATGTGCCGCGGCAGCTTTCCCGCTCCTTGAATCACCTTGTTGCAGATCGGGCACTGCTGTGACGCTTTGGGCTTCATCTTCCTCTCCTCCTCCAGCTGCCACGGAGGAAACAGTGTCCCGAGATGGGAGGCGGAAAGAAAGCTCAGGTACGACCGCAAGTCGGCTCCCTCTTTGATCGGGCCGAGAGCGGGGTCAGAGGTCATACCCAAACCTGGACTCATGAAGTCTTTGAGGAAGTCTCTGTGAAGGATAGGGTTCGTGGGTTCATCCTTTAACTCTTCTTTGATGACTTCTTTCTTGACCGCAAGGTCCAGAGGGCTGTTTTCCAGCGACGCAGCGGGGAAGGGGTGTCGGGGCTCCAGAATCTGAGGGTAGCCTGGGAATTCTGCAGCCCACATTGGAGGATAGAAGCCCGGGAGAAGGGGCGAGAATCCGGCTCCTCTTTCCAGGCCCGGCACTTTCGGATACAATCCCTCTTGAAGTAAAGACTCTATGGAGAAGTCCTTCAGCGCCCGGCCCTCCAATCCCTCCGGCCCTCGGGGTTTCTCAGCATGAGGGGCTTCCGGAGTGTCCAATGAGCGTCTTTGGGATTCTTGGCCATCCCTGTCCGGGTTCGGCGCCTCTTGTTGCGAGCTGCAGGGTGGACTCTCTGCTCGTCTGTCCTCCCAAGCTTTTTGTCGCTCTTGGTTTTCAGCCACATCGCCTTGTGCGGACTTCTCACTATTGTTGTCCTCAAATTCTCCATCTTTGGAGTCGACCTCCTCCTCCatttcctcctcttcctcttcgtCCTCATCTTCCTCGTCATCCCCCTCAAACTCGTCTCCTTCTGCAGGTCCTCCTCCTTCTCCCCCTCCTCCCGTGTCCATGATTTCCAGGCACACGTTTATGATGCAGGGAATTTCCAGGAGCCTCGCGGCACTCAGGATCTCCTTGACGTTGGATGCGGTCACCGTCAGCGTCGACGTGTACGCAAACTCCAGAATGGCCGTCAGCGATTCCGGCGCCACGAAGTCCAGCTCGTAGATGGCGTGTGTGTTGGAGTCCTGACTGGAGCCGGTGGCCACCGTGAAGAGTTTTTTGAAGTACTGGCTGCAGGCGGCCAGGACGGAGCGATGGGTGCGGTACTCCTGGTCCCTGACGACTAGGATGACGTCGCAAAGCAGTCCGTCCCGCCGCTGCTCGTTAAGACTGCACAGGACGTCGTTGCTGTGGTTCGGGAAGGGGATTCCGATCAGGTCCTCGTCTGTGCGCGCCATCTTCTCCGGGGAATCTGTGTACAGGTAGAAAGTGAAACTGATCAGAAGCTGTAgcactgcaaaaaatt is a window encoding:
- the LOC127504214 gene encoding LOW QUALITY PROTEIN: zinc finger and BTB domain-containing protein 7C (The sequence of the model RefSeq protein was modified relative to this genomic sequence to represent the inferred CDS: inserted 1 base in 1 codon), with product MARTDEDLIGIPFPNHSNDVLCSLNEQRRDGLLCDVILVVRDQEYRTHRSVLAACSQYFKKLFTVATGSSQDSNTHAIYELDFVAPESLTAILEFAYTSTLTVTASNVKEILSAARLLEIPCIINVCLEIMDTGGGGEGGGPAEGDEFEGDDEEDEDEEEEEEMEEEVDSKDGEFEDNNSEKSAQGDVAENQERQKAWEDRRAESPPCSSQQEAPNPDRDGQESQRRSLDTPEAPHAEKPRGPEGLEGRALKDFSIESLLQEGLYPKVPGLERGAGFSPLLPGFYPPMWAAEFPGYPQILEPRHPFPAASLENSPLDLAVKKEVIKEELKDEPTNPILHRDFLKDFMSPGLGMTSDPALGPIKEGADLRSYLSFLSASHLGTLFPPWQLEEERKMKPKASQQCPICNKVIQGAGKLPRHMXTHTGEKPYMCTICEVRFTRQDKLKIHMRKHTGERPYICLHCNSKFVHNYDLKNHLRIHTGVRPYQCEHCYKSFTRSDHLHRHIKRQSCRVSRPRRGRKPSAWRSTNFLFPQDPNAIQADRTMRIPTTGGGAPLLAQLAEKQQPPGGKTMEDVDDSRETDRKLISEDVNRKRGVFAFAVATEDVLPHPPFYSAPSDPWAMRLERAPPIPEAAK